Proteins from a single region of Gasterosteus aculeatus chromosome 20, fGasAcu3.hap1.1, whole genome shotgun sequence:
- the ptpn23a gene encoding tyrosine-protein phosphatase non-receptor type 23 isoform X2: MEAVPRMPMIWLDLKEAGEFQFSPAVRQFISKNYGENPDNYNEQLKKLETLRQSAVNVTRDFEGCSTLRKYFGQLHYVQSRVPMGTGQEASVPISWTEIFSGKTVTHDDISYEQACILYNLGALHSMLGAMDNRVSEEGMKVSCTHFQCSAGAFSYLRDHFSHNFSVDMSHQILNLNINLMLGQAQECLLEKSMLDNRKSFLVARISAQVVDYYKEACRALENSETASMLGKIQKDWKKLVQMKIYYFASIAHLHMGKQAEEQQKYGERLAYLQSSLDKLTEAIKLAKGQPDSVQDALRFTMDVIGGKFNSAKKDNDFIYHETVPSLETLASVKGAPLVKALPVNPTDPSVTGPDLFAKLVPMAAHEASSLYSEEKAKLLRDIMTKIDSKNETLEQFMDSLGLEPESVDNLDMYSHIPPVLMEKCAALSVRPDTVKSLVQSMQGLSGVFTDVESSLREIRDVLEEDEAGRRALQQAGGPPAGDVHPAAQAQALAEIRRDLEKYMEAHEKASFTNTELHRAMNLHISNLRLLGGPLESLKEALPRPQLSEDEVAGLQCMKRILGKVQEMREQRNSLEKQLRDLIQQDDITSTLVTTERADMKRTFEEQLKKYEQVKVYIEQNLAAQENILKALTEANVQYASVRKGLSQTEQQWNATVHGLVGSYEAYEDLMKKSQEGKEFYDDLEAKASRLLERAKTLCETRAEDRKPALEKESQKRPPARPTAAKPTLKPKASDSDSACSSLDDPELAQLSAAILALGGDLPEELRSLPPDMSSFPTSAARLPGAEAFLPSMHNPGGSSSLPWPGAPAAGLARFPAHLPPPELLARIAQFPSHGPLPRGPLPQMTAQMLPQLPNQAAASGYRPGHAQAPHPVLVAPTPVRPSTATVDSNQVPLPSYAPTPQHHGVPAASTGYTLPPQMGTYPQFMPRPGMPVQGPPPQPQLQKHPYAQPMGHPPPQGYQPGPAAIPGPHPHLQAQQGYLHGYMPPQHALPPHYQQGFPGHVQPHQHNGYQPQPPLPQGYQTPPGYVLQQHPQMMPGSMQRPPQPAHPHAPPTSQPAPPVSQPYLPHPHQQMPHGLPHPQQQIPMPHSAQQIPPHPQMQIPGGPRAQMPATSQPPVSQTYMPPSSQPLHPTLRPQMPPASQALMGPEPQVYLPSGAMPQMPPGALPHQHHPHPGQPPLPNMPQQPMQMPGQPQTQPPHSGGVCYPGGAPMMPQQPLAVQPAAPLPMTHPQPSTMYPSAPGAPQQPAPMGPRGAHAPPTHHMIQPAVVGPPAAQQPTAVRPPPSPSPSPSPSPGPTSLSLNSQQRTTPAPTPAGAAPPTLPTPSAVSPSTSLFQRQNSSTDDLLSSSPESQPGGPKAPTNVLQPTKADPQDGERRKKNSQGVLLIQGDPYQAPERVTRLHGELERFRAQVDSLEHPTEKEGGLSVLDARWKELQDQQEKDARQLSIAIARCYTMKNRHQDVMPYDLNRVVLQSGKDDYINSSYVEDLSPYCPRLIATQAPLSGTAADFWLMVFEQKVSLIVMLVSEQELEKGKVVRYFPTERGQQVAQGPITLSLTTQKTTPTHVERMISLQYRDQSLKRTVVHLQFTAWPELALPDSKSNLLRFIQEVHGHYLHQRPLHTPVVVHCSSGVGRTGVFCLLYAALQELEAGNGIPDLPLLVKKMRQQRKNMLQEKLHLKFCYEAVLKHAEQVLQRHGITTATCSRNTSSAASKPYSRQESQQDIVLGGDMPISSIQATIAKLSIRPPSATDPAMEAPYGLEGQVGAIPPGLDSLADVPAPLDRFPPTLPRPPSSFSPPLVSPTNSPPPPNGLDAASPSTPGSSPPPASSAPAPSSLELLAALTPEAFSMEGGGKGRQRVTKQSFLAPTEGQGLHGTRGEEGGEDPLSSLDPLWSLGKR; this comes from the exons TTCATCTCGAAGAATTATGGAGAGAATCCAGACAACTATAatgagcagctgaagaaactggaGACACTGCGGCAG AGTGCGGTAAATGTGACCAGAGACTTCGAGGGATGCAGCACGCTGAGGAAGTACTTCGGCCAGCTGCATTACGTCCAGAGCCGAGTGCCCATGGGAACGGGCCAGGAGGCCTCCGTACCCATCTCATg gacGGAGATTTTCTCTGGAAAGACGGTCACCCACGACGACATCAGCTACGAGCAGGCCTGCATCCTCTACAATCTGG GGGCCCTGCACTCCATGTTGGGAGCCATGGATAACAGGGTATCTGAGGAG GGGATGAAGGTGTCGTGCACGCACTTCCAGTGCTCGGCCGGGGCGTTCTCCTACCTGAGAGACCATTTCAGCCACAACTTCAGCGTGGACATGAGCCACCAAATCCTCAACCTCAACATCAACCTCATGCTG GGACAGGCTCAGGAGTGTCTTCTGGAGAAGTCCATGttggacaacaggaagagtttTCTGGTCGCTCGCATTAGTGCTCAG GTGGTGGATTACTACAAAGAGGCCTGCAGGGCGCTGGAGAACTCTGAGACCGCGTCTATGCTGGGAAAGATTCAGAAAGACTGGAAGAAACTGGTCCAGATGAAGATCTACTACTTTGCTTCTATCGCACAT CTTCACATGGGGAAACAGgccgaggagcagcagaagtacGGCGAGCGT TTGGCGTACCTACAGAGCTCCCTGGACAAACTCACTGAAGCCATCAAGCTGGCGAAG GGACAGCCCGACAGCGTGCAGGATGCCCTGAGATTCACCATGGACGTCATCGGGGGAAA GTTTAATTCAGCCAAAAAGGACAATGACTTCATCTATCACGAGACGGTTCCTTCTCTGGAGACTCTGGCCTCGGTCAAAG GCGCCCCGCTGGTGAAAGCGCTGCCGGTGAACCCCACAGACCCCAGTGTTACTGGACCAGACCTGTTTGCCAAGTTGGTGCCGATGGCCGCCCACGAAGCCTCTTCGCTGTACAG CGAGGAGAAGGCCAAGCTGCTGAGGGACATAATGACCAAGATCGACAGCAAGAATGAGACGCTGGA gcagtTCATGGACTCTCTGGGTCTGGAGCCCGAGTCGGTGGACAATCTGGACATGTACAGCCACATCCCTCCGGTCCTGATGGAGAAGTGTGCCGCTCTGAGTGTCCGACCCGACACCGTCAAGAGCCTCGTCCAGTCCATGCAGG GGCTCTCGGGCGTCTTCACCGACGTGGAGTCTTCGCTGAGGGAGATAAGAGACgtcctggaggaggacgaggcagGCAGGCGAGCCCTGCAGCAGGCGGGCGGCCCCCCTGCCGGCGACGTGCACCCCGCGGCTCAGGCCCAGGCTCTGGCTGAGATCCGCAGGGACCTGGAGAAGTACATGGAGGCGCACGAGAAAGCCAGTTTCACCAACACGGAGCTCCACCGGGCCATGAACCTGCACATCAGCAACCTGCGTCTGCTCGGGGGGCCTCTGGAAAGCCTGAAAGAGGCCCTGCCCCGGCCTCAGCTCAGCGAAG atgAAGTGGCAGGCCTGCAGTGTATGAAGCGGATCCTGGGGAAAGTTCAGGAAATGAGGGAACAGAGAAACTCTTTGGAGAAACAACTCCGCGACCTCATCCAGCAAGATGACATCACCTCCACGCTGGTCACCACAGAAAGGGCCGACATGAAG CGTACATTtgaggagcagctgaagaagTACGAGCAGGTGAAGGTGTACATTGAGCAGAACCTGGCGGCTCAGGAGAACATCCTGAAGGCCCTGACGGAGGCCAACGTCCAGTACGCCTCGGTCCGTAAGGGCCTGAGCCAGACGGAGCAGCAGTGGAACGCCACCGTGCACGGACTGGTGGGCTCCTACGAGGCCTACGAGGACCTGATGAAGAAGTCCCAAGAGGGGAAGGAGTTCTACGATGACCTGGAGGCCAAAGCGTCACGGCTGCTGGAGAGAGCCAAGACCCTCTGCGAGACCAGGGCTGAGGACCGGAAGCCCGCCTTGGAAAA agaGAGCCAGAAGAGGCCGCCAGCCCGACCCACAGCGGCCAAGCCCACCCTGAAGCCGAAGGCTTCGGATAGCGACTCGGCCTGCTCCAGCCTGGATGACCCGGAGTTGGCCCAGCTTAGTGCCGCCATCTTGGCCCTGGGGGGTGACCTACCCGAAGAGCTGCGCAGCCTCCCCCCTGACATGTCTTCTTTCCCCACCTCCGCGGCTCGTCTTCCGGGTGCTGAAGCCTTCCTCCCCTCGATGCACAACCCGGGCGGCAGCAGCTCTCTGCCGTGGCCCGGTGCTCCGGCCGCCGGTCTCGCTCGCTTCCCcgcccacctgccccccccggAGCTCCTGGCGCGGATCGCTCAGTTTCCTTCTCACGGACCACTGCCACGGGGACCCCTCCCTCAGATGACGGCGCAGATGCTTCCGCAACTGCCAAACCAGGCAGCCGCGTCGGGTTATCGGCCAGGCCACGCTCAAGCCCCCCACCCCGTCCTTGTAGCCCCGACCCCGGTCCGGCCCTCTACCGCCACCGTGGATAGCAATCAGGTCCCCCTCCCCAGCTACGCCCCTACACCGCAGCACCACGGTGTCCCCGCGGCTTCAACTGGCTACACTCTACCCCCACAGATGGGCACCTACCCCCAGTTTATGCCCCGGCCAGGAATGCCCGTTCAAGGACCACCCCCCCAACCGCAGCTGCAGAAACATCCATACGCTCAGCCCATGGGGCATCCGCCGCCTCAGGGGTACCAGCCCGGGCCGGCGGCTATTCCCGGCCCCCACCCTCATCTCCAGGCCCAGCAGGGCTACCTTCATGGATATATGCCCCCCCAGCATGCCCTTCCTCCCCATTACCAGCAGGGGTTCCCGGGTCACGTGCAGCCACATCAACACAACGGCTATCAGCCGCAGCCTCCGCTCCCCCAAGGCTACCAAACTCCACCGGGCTACGTCCTCCAGCAACACCCTCAGATGATGCCGGGCTCCATGCAAAGACCACCTCAGCCTGCGCATCCACACGCACCCCCAACCTCTCAGCCAGCACCTCCTGTGTCTCAGCCCTACCTGCCCCATCCCCACCAACAGATGCCCCATGGACTCCCTCACCCACAGCAACAAATACCAATGCCCCACAGTGCCCAGCAGATCCCGCCCCACCCGCAGATGCAGATACCAGGTGGTCCCAGGGCACAGATGCCTGCCACGAGTCAGCCCCCAGTCTCGCAGACCTACATGCCCCCTTCGAGTCAGCCCCTTCACCCCACCCTGCGGCCTCAGATGCCTCCGGCCTCGCAAGCTCTCATGGGCCCCGAACCTCAGGTCTATCTGCCCAGCGGCGCTATGCCACAGATGCCTCCCGGTGCACTACCCCATCAACATCACCCCCACCCCGGACAGCCTCCTTTACCAAACATGCCCCAGCAGCCCATGCAGATGCCCGGCCAGCCCCAAACTCAGCCCCCTCATTCTGGGGGAGTGTGCTACCCTGGAGGGGCTCCAATGATGCCTCAACAGCCTCTGGCTGTGcagcctgcagctcctctccccaTGACCCACCCGCAGCCCTCCACCATGTATCCTTCTGCTCCCGGAGCTCCACAGCAACCCGCCCCCATGGGCCCACGCGGTgcacacgccccccccacccaccacatgATCCAACCTGCTGTTGTCGGTCCTCCAGCGGCTCAACAACCCACCGCTGTCCGTCCTCCCCCGTCGCCTTCACCCTCGCCATCTCCCTCTCCAGGACCCACCTCTCTGAGTCTGAACTCCCAGCAGAGAACCACACCAGCCCCCACCCCAGCAGGCGCAGCTCCACCCACTCTTCCCACTCCCTctgccgtctctccctccacatctcTGTTTCAGCGCCAGAACTCCAGCACCGATGACCTCCTCTCTTCAAGCCCGGAGAGCCAACCAGGAGGCCCCAAGGCCCCCACCAACGTCCTCCAGCCCACCAAAGCCGACCCGCAGGATGGGGAGCGCCGCAAGAAGAACTCCCAGGGCGTTCTGCTGATCCAGGGCGACCCGTACCAGGCGCCGGAGCGCGTCACTCGCCTTCATGGCGAACTGGAGCGCTTCAGAGCGCAGGTGGATTCTCTGGAGCACCCCACGGAGAAGGAGGGCGGCCTCtcggtgctggacgcccgctgGAAAGAGCTGCAGGACCAGCAGGAGAAGGACGCGCGGCAGCTGTCCATCGCCATCGCCCGCTGCTACACCATGAAGAACCGTCACCAGGACGTCATGCCGTACGACCTCAACCGCGTGGTGCTGCAATCGGGCAAAGACGACTACATCAACTCCAGCTACGTGGAAGACTTGTCGCCGTACTGCCCGCGCCTTATCGCCACGCAGGCGCCGCTCTCCGGCACGGCGGCCGACTTCTGGCTGATGGTGTTTGAGCAGAAGGTGTCACTGATAGTCATGCTGGTCTCAGAGCAGGAGCTGGAAAAG GGAAAGGTCGTGCGCTACTTCCCGACGGAGCGCGGCCAGCAGGTCGCCCAGGGGCCGATCACGCTCAGCCTCACCACGCAGAAGACGACGCCGACGCACGTGGAGCGCATGATCAGCCTGCAGTACCGCGACCAGAGCCTGAAGCGCACCGTCGTCCACCTGCAGTTCACCGCGTGGCCGGAGCT GGCTCTTCCTGACAGCAAGAGCAACCTGCTACGATTCATTCAGGAGGTTCACGGACACTACCTCCACCAGCGGCCCTTACACACACCTGTCGTGGTGCACTGCAG CTCTGGCGTGGGACGCACCGGCGTCTTCTGCCTGCTGTACGCCGcgctgcaggagctggaggcgggAAACGGGATCCCGGACCTTCCACTGCTGGTGAAGAAGATGAGACAACAGAGGAAGAACATGCTACAGGAGAAG CTCCACCTGAAGTTCTGCTATGAGGCCGTGTTGAAGCACGCCGAGCAGGTCCTCCAGAGACACGGCATCACCACGGCAACCTGCAGCAGGAACACCAGCTCTGCAGCCTCAAAG ccttACTCGAGACAGGAGTCTCAGCAGGACATTGTCCTCGGTGGGGACATGCCCATCAGCTCCATTCAAGCCACCATCGCCAAGCTCAGCATCCGGCCCCCCAGCGCCACGGACCCCGCCATGGAGGCCCCCTACGGCCTCGAGGGGCAGGTCGGCGCCATCCCGCCCGGCCTCGACTCCCTGGCTGACGTCCCGGCGCCCCTGGACCGCTTCCCCCCCACGCTCCCCCGGCCGCCCTCCTCCTTCAGCCCGCCGCTCGTCTCCCCGACCAACTCTCCGCCGCCGCCCAACGGCCTCGACgccgcctccccctccacgcccggctccagcccgcctcccgcctcctccgccccgGCGCCCTCGTCCCTGGAGCTGCTGGCCGCGCTGACGCCCGAGGCCTTCTccatggagggagggggcaagGGCCGGCAGCGGGTGACCAAGCAGAGCTTCTTGGCGCCGACGGAGGGTCAGGGTCTCCACGGGACTCGAGGGGAGGAAGGCGGCGAGGACCCGCTCAGCAGCCTCGACCCGCTCTGGAGCCTCGGCAAGCGCTGA